A single genomic interval of Cydia splendana chromosome 10, ilCydSple1.2, whole genome shotgun sequence harbors:
- the LOC134794283 gene encoding uncharacterized protein LOC134794283 has protein sequence MFMPSWTESQPTSLLDTPNVEVEMATSGTSVEFGDTDVNHTTFKILIATPRDINFYYTGLNEEKIPNKRMLDKSSMTNDHDHIAIETVRCKNEEKHFIAFRKLFKNISKVELRDIFDKCVGDVNWAVDIVLDGMANNQLHTSTGDISDTEDFDDEQCDCLAAYNIIPNVNTQPKATIPIPDLSPTELAQGISGPSTPKLKKEKNLSESSIQLKRQIEQNVVISDSHYSNHCLKIRKMRRGEVDDGQGVSHPQETEDRERDSPIASTSTASEPVAESYLSTDDDDSQTACSDDGERVVNVDLGAVFISELDHMFGRNDMLYPDNILTRVNMPVSLLNEINALWIESFMYQLDEQSRQSEIMLRQDEEFARQLALKEEQLAKAGQEPAVPDLKDIMDMELALSIYKKEITAEWRNNVPNDLAARMTREKLYNLFPDVNPEILSELLMAHDNNFQATVEVLLSSTGNAKILEEENGVAKFITTKELERHEKLIEEQKKALSEVEWPLLPKDDKVDMNMVHEYRTKASEHLEQRNLYRLRAESYLARNMPQIATYYSDVAVLHKKKFDHANSLAAASLMQVHAAKNTDKSTIDLHFMRVLEAKETLDLFLDSHIRKLRESQTKGPRFHTLFFITGRGLHSPGGPVIKPATKRRLRERGIAYSERNPGLLTSRVCAEDKLTHEFQ, from the exons ATGTTCATGCCATCATGGACTGAATCTCAACCTACTAGTTTACTGGACACACCAAATGTTGAAGTAGAGATGGCAACAAGTGGCACTAGTGTAGAATTTGGAGACACTGACGTCAATCATACAACCTTTAAAATTCTTATCGCTACACCTAGAGATATTAACTTTTACTACACGGGATTAAATGAAGAAAAGATTCCTAATAAGCGAATGTTGGACAAAAGCAGCATGACGAATGATCACGATCACATTGCTATTGAAACTGTTAGATGCAAAAATGAAGAGAAAcactttattgcttttagaaaactGTTCAAGAATATATCCAAAGTGGAATTGAGGGATATATTTGACAAATGTGTAGGCGATGTAAACTGGGCTGTTGATATTGTCCTAGACGGCATGGCTAATAATCAATTGCACACTAGTACTGGAGACATTTCGGATACAGAAGATTTTGACGACGAACAGTGTGACTGTCTAGCAGCATACAACATAATACCAAACGTTAATACGCAGCCGAAAGCAACTATACCCATTCCAGATCTAAGCCCAACTGAACTCGCACAAGGAATATCAGGACCTAGTACACCGAAATTGAAAAAAGAGAAGAATCTTTCGGAATCCTCTATACAGTTAAAACGTCAAATAGAGCAAAACGTAGTTATATCTGACAGTCATTACTCTAACCATTGCCTTAAAATAAGGAAAATGCGCCGCGGTGAAGTGGACGATGGTCAAGGTGTTTCACATCCACAAGAAACAGAAGACAGAGAAAGAGACAGTCCTATAGCTTCCACATCAACTGCTTCTGAACCTGTAGCGGAGTCTTATTTGAGTACTGATGATGACGATTCTCAAACCGCTTGCAGTGATGATGGCGAAAGAGTTGTCAACGTTGATTTGGGAGCAGTCTTTATTTCAGAGCTAGACCACATGTTTGGCCGGAACGATATGCTATACCCAGATAACATACTGACAAGAGTGAACATGCCAGTTTCCTTGCTAAATGAAATTAACGCTCTTTGGATTGAGTCATTTATGTATCAATTAGATGAGCAGTCGCGCCAGTCGGAAATAATGCTACGCCAAGATGAAGAATTTGCGAG GCAGTTGGCTTTAAAAGAAGAACAATTGGCTAAAGCGGGGCAAGAACCCGCCGTTCCAGACTTAAAAGACATTATGGATATGGAACTAGCACTGTCCATTTATAAGAAGGAGATAACGGCAGAATGGCGCAATAATGTGCCTAATGATTTGGCCGCTAGAATGACGAGAGAGAAACTGTACAATTTGTTCCCTGACGTGAATCCAGAAATTCTCTCCGAACTTCTTATGGCTCATGACAATAATTTTCAAGCCACGGTTGAG GTATTATTATCATCAACAGGCAATGCCAAAATACTGGAAGAAGAAAATGGTGTAGCAAAATTTATAACTACAAAAGAACTAGAACGCCATGAAAAGTTGATTGAAGAACAAAAAAAG GCCCTGTCGGAAGTGGAGTGGCCCTTGCTACCTAAAGATGACAAGGTCGACATGAACATGGTACATGAGTACCGAACCAAAGCCAGCGAACACCTGGAGCAGCGGAATCt GTACCGACTGCGAGCCGAAAGCTACCTGGCGCGCAACATGCCTCAAATCGCCACGTACTACTCCGACGTGGCGGTGTTGCATAAGAAGAAGTTCGACCACGCCAACAGTTTGGCGGCTGCTTCCCTGATGCAG GTCCACGCGGCAAAAAACACCGACAAATCCACAATCGACCTTCACTTCATGCGCGTCCTCGAAGCCAAAGAGACACTAGACTTGTTCCTCGACTCCCACATCCGGAAGTTGCGGGAGTCGCAGACGAAAGGGCCGCGGTTCCACACGTTGTTCTTCATAACGGGCCGCGGCTTGCACAGTCCGGGCGGGCCGGTGATCAAACCGGCCACGAAACGGAGGCTTCGTGAGAGGGGCATAGC ATATTCTGAACGCAACCCGGGCCTCCTGACATCGCGAGTGTGCGCCGAGGACAAGCTGACGCACGAGTTCCAATAG
- the LOC134794573 gene encoding uncharacterized protein LOC134794573: MKVKWTHCTHTYKNRSTPSRNYSVANFRTSNMYAKVIVALCAVGMVRAGGLLAAAPVAYSAPIITKTITPAVSSVSSYSTHTAHGSPVAAYAAAPVATYAAAAPVAYAAKTYAAPAIATYAAAPVVTKTITPAVSSVSSYSTHTSHGSPVATYAAAPVSYAAPAAYAAPAAYAAPAAYAAPAAYAAPAAYAAPAAYAAPAVAAYSAPIVTKTITPAVSSVSSYSSHTAHGSPVVASYAAAPAVATYAAAPAISTYAAPAISTYAHAAPVLKSAVAYSAAPAVSHLSYSGLGAQYGCNMYAKVIVALCAVGMVRAGGLLAAAPVAYSAPVITKTITPAVSSVSSYSTHTAHGSPVAAYAAAPVATYAAAAPVAYAAKTYAAPAIATYAAAPVVTKTITPAVSSVSSYSTHTSHGSPVATYAAAPVVAKAYAPVSYAAPVSYAAPAAYAAPAAYAAPAAYAAPAAYAAPAAYAAPAVAAYAAPVVTKTITPAVSSVSSYSSHTAHGSPVVASYAAAPAVATYAAAPAISTYAAPAISTYAHAAPVLKSAVAYSAAPAVSHLSYSGLGAQYGW, translated from the exons ATGAAAGTGAAATGGACGCACTGCACACATACGTATAAAAACCGGAGCACTCCTAGCCGAAATTATTCAGTTGCCAACTTTAGAACCAGCAACATGTACGCCAAG GTGATCGTAGCTCTGTGCGCCGTGGGCATGGTCCGCGCTGGAGGTCTCCTCGCAGCAGCTCCAGTGGCCTACTCCGCTCCCATCATCACCAAAACCATCACCCCGGCGGTGTCCTCCGTGTCCTCCTACTCCACACACACCGCGCACGGTAGCCCGGTCGCTGCGTACGCCGCTGCCCCCGTCGCCACCTATGCCGCCGCTGCCCCCGTCGCGTACGCCGCCAAGACTTATGCCGCTCCCGCCATCGCGACTTACGCCGCTGCCCCCGTGGTGACCAAGACCATCACCCCCGCCGTGTCCTCCGTGTCGTCTTACTCGACCCACACCTCTCACGGTTCCCCCGTGGCCACTTACGCTGCCGCCCCCGTATCCTACGCCGCTCCCGCAGCCTACGCCGCTCCCGCAGCCTACGCCGCTCCCGCAGCCTACGCCGCTCCCGCAGCCTACGCCGCTCCCGCAGCCTACGCCGCTCCCGCAGCCTATGCCGCTCCCGCCGTAGCCGCGTACTCCGCCCCCATTGTTACCAAGACAATCACCCCTGCTGTGTCCTCCGTGTCCTCTTACTCTTCCCACACCGCCCACGGTTCCCCCGTTGTGGCTTCTTACGCCGCTGCCCCCGCCGTGGCCACTTATGCCGCTGCCCCCGCCATCTCCACATACGCCGCTCCCGCCATCTCTACCTACGCCCACGCCGCTCCCGTCCTGAAGTCGGCTGTGGCCTACTCCGCCGCCCCCGCAGTATCTCACCTCTCCTACAGCGGACTCGGTGCTCAATATGGTTG CAACATGTACGCTAAG GTGATCGTAGCTCTGTGCGCCGTGGGCATGGTCCGCGCTGGAGGTCTCCTCGCAGCAGCTCCAGTGGCCTACTCCGCTCCCGTCATCACCAAGACCATCACCCCGGCGGTGTCCTCCGTGTCCTCCTACTCCACACACACCGCGCACGGTAGCCCGGTCGCTGCGTACGCCGCTGCCCCCGTCGCCACCTATGCCGCCGCTGCCCCCGTCGCGTACGCCGCCAAGACTTATGCCGCTCCCGCCATCGCGACTTACGCCGCTGCCCCCGTGGTGACCAAGACCATCACCCCCGCCGTGTCCTCCGTGTCGTCTTACTCGACCCACACCTCTCACGGTTCCCCCGTTGCCACTTACGCTGCCGCCCCCGTGGTCGCTAAGGCCTACGCTCCCGTATCTTACGCCGCTCCCGTATCCTACGCCGCTCCCGCAGCCTACGCCGCTCCCGCAGCCTACGCCGCTCCCGCAGCCTACGCCGCTCCCGCAGCCTACGCCGCTCCCGCAGCCTACGCCGCTCCCGCCGTGGCCGCGTACGCCGCCCCCGTTGTCACCAAGACAATCACCCCTGCTGTGTCCTCCGTGTCCTCTTACTCTTCCCACACCGCCCACGGTTCCCCCGTTGTGGCTTCTTACGCCGCTGCCCCTGCCGTGGCTACTTATGCCGCTGCCCCCGCCATCTCCACATACGCCGCTCCCGCCATCTCTACCTACGCCCACGCCGCTCCCGTCCTGAAGTCGGCTGTGGCCTACTCCGCCGCTCCCGCGGTATCTCACCTCTCCTACAGCGGACTCGGTGCTCAATATGGCTGGTAA